From Quercus lobata isolate SW786 chromosome 1, ValleyOak3.0 Primary Assembly, whole genome shotgun sequence, one genomic window encodes:
- the LOC115951323 gene encoding uncharacterized protein LOC115951323 translates to MSITICRSTMVDRDTDDELSDVEHEIMTIYIAIVADHIQTHYLKTPMCTSALSGKSYMQETLDGHPRICYNTFRMAKHVFLHLCNELKRLHLLEEDTGIVSVQESIGILLYILGHNADIRLTGNRFQHSLETIQRRLRRALRAFHSLGCLIIRPDQEASELPNHLRENTKYYPLFEKCVGASDGIHISAHAPGCKSTAHRDRCCDISQNVICACNFDMRFTYVHASWEGSAHDSRVMQEAIVDPGFQFPWPPRGSYYLVNSGYAIGSTFLPLHKSVRYHAQEFRGSARQPTTPQELFNYRHSSLRMVIERCFGVLKARFPPLVLRHSKPCCFWTVVDMIKGKTPEEIRKTLTSRMTSPEE, encoded by the exons ATGTCTATCACCATTTGTCGTTCCACTATGGTTGACCGCGACACAGATGACGAACTTAGTGACGTAGAACACGAAATAATGACAATATACATCGCCATAGTTGCTGACCACATCCAAACACACTATTTGAAGACTCCAATGTGCACTAGTGCTCTGTCCGGGAAGTCATACATGCAGGAGACACTTGACGGACATCCACGGATATGTTACAATACGTTTCGCATGGCCAAGCACGTGTTCTTGCATTTGTGCAATGAGTTGAAAAGGCTGCACTTGTTAGAAGAGGACACTGGAATTGTCTCTGTTCAAGAGTCCATTGGCATACTTTTATACATTTTAGGCCATAATGCTGACATAAGGCTCACTGGAAACCGGTTCCAGCATTCACTAGAAACCATTCAACGGAGATTACGTCGGGCGTTGCGGGCTTTTCACTCGTTGGGGTGCTTGATAATAAGGCCTGATCAGGAAGCATCTGAACTCCCAAATCATCTTCGTGAAAATACAAAGTATTACCCATTGTTTGAG AAATGCGTAGGAGCTAGTGATGGTATACACATCAGTGCTCATGCACCGGGCTGCAAAAGTACTGCCCATAGGGATAGATGCTGTGACATTTCCCAGAATGTGATATGTGCGTGCAATTTTGACATGAGGTTCACGTATGTGCATGCTAGCTGGGAGGGTAGTGCTCATGATtcacgagtgatgcaggaggcCATCGTCGATCCGGGATTTCAATTCCCTTGGCCACCTAGAG GCTCATACTATCTTGTCAATTCGGGTTATGCCATTGGTTCTACATTCCTCCCACTGCATAAGTCAGTTAGATATCATGCAcaagagtttagaggttctgCCAGACAACCTACAACTCCCCAGGAGCTCTTTAACTACAGGCATTCCTCGCTTCGCATGGTCATTGAGCGGTGTTTTGGAGTGTTGAAGGCGAGGTTCCCGCCTTTAGTCCTCAGGCACAGCAAGCCATGTTGCTTTTGG ACCGTAGTAGACATGATCAAGGGTAAGACACCAGAGGAGATCCGCAAGACCTTAACATCAAGAATGACTTCACCCGAGGAATAG
- the LOC115951329 gene encoding L10-interacting MYB domain-containing protein-like, giving the protein MGKNNTSNSEAKKTRVVWVDPSWTTTFCNLCVEEIEAGNKGIFAALSAKGWSNLVIKFRDETGLNYDKEQLKYRWDVLKADWRVWEKLKGVDTNLGWDAVKGTIDASDDWWDMKLKEVPKASKFRHKGLQNLQQLDRMFRDVAATGAELM; this is encoded by the exons ATGGGTAAAAACAACACTTCCAACTCCGAGGCAAAAAAAACAAGAGTAGTATGGGTAGATCCAAGTTGGACAACTACTTTTTGTAACCTTTGTGTGGAAGAGATTGAAGCTGGGAATAAGGGAATCTTTGCTGCCTTAAGTGCCAAAGGTTGGAGCAATTTGGTAATCAAATTTCGTGATGAGACCGGTCTAAACTATGATAaagaacaattaaaatataGGTGGGATGTATTAAAAGCAGATTGGAGAGTGTGGGAAAAATTGAAGGGTGTTGACACAAATTTAGGTTGGGATGCAGTGAAGGGAACAATTGATGCTAGTGATGATTGGTGGGACATGAAGTTGAAG GAAGTACCCAAAGCTTCAAAATTTCGACATAAAGGTCTACAGAATCTACAACAACTTGATAGAATGTTTAGGGATGTTGCAGCAACTGGAGCAGAACTCatgtag